A stretch of Streptomyces vietnamensis DNA encodes these proteins:
- a CDS encoding glycosyltransferase family 4 protein, translating into MHKTLIVTNDFPPRPGGIQAFLHNMALRLDPDRIVVYASTWKRSREGIEATAAFDAEQPFTVVRDRTTMLLPTPRVTARATALLREHGCESVWFGAAAPLGLMAPALRRAGAKRLVATTHGHEAGWAQLPAARQLLRRIGEGTDTITYLGEYTRSRIASALTPAAAGRMVQLPPGVDEKTFHPDSGGDEVRARLGLSDRPVVVCVSRLVPRKGQDTLIRAMPAILSRVPDAVLLIVGGGPYEKDLHRLAAETGVAGSVRFTGAVPWSELPAHYGAGDVFAMPCRTRRGGLDVEGLGIVYLEASATGLPVVAGDSGGAPDAVLDGETGWVVRGESAEETADRVTTLLLDPELRARMGERGRAWVEEKWRWDLLAERLRELL; encoded by the coding sequence ATGCACAAGACCCTGATCGTAACCAACGACTTCCCGCCGCGTCCCGGCGGAATCCAGGCCTTCCTGCACAACATGGCGCTCCGCCTGGACCCCGACCGGATCGTGGTCTACGCCTCCACGTGGAAGCGCAGCCGTGAAGGGATCGAGGCGACGGCCGCGTTCGACGCCGAACAGCCTTTCACGGTCGTACGGGATCGCACCACCATGCTGCTGCCGACTCCTCGGGTCACCGCCCGCGCCACCGCGCTGCTCCGCGAGCACGGCTGCGAGTCCGTGTGGTTCGGCGCCGCCGCGCCGCTCGGCCTGATGGCCCCCGCGCTGCGCAGGGCCGGCGCGAAGCGGCTCGTCGCCACCACCCACGGGCACGAGGCGGGCTGGGCCCAGCTCCCCGCCGCCCGGCAGCTCCTGCGCCGCATCGGCGAGGGCACGGACACGATCACCTACCTCGGCGAGTACACCCGCTCCCGGATCGCGAGCGCCCTCACCCCGGCCGCCGCCGGCCGCATGGTCCAGCTCCCGCCCGGCGTCGACGAGAAGACCTTCCACCCCGACTCGGGCGGCGACGAGGTCCGCGCCCGCCTCGGGCTCAGCGACCGCCCCGTCGTCGTCTGCGTCTCCCGGCTCGTCCCCCGCAAGGGCCAGGACACCCTGATCAGGGCCATGCCCGCGATCCTGAGCCGGGTCCCGGACGCCGTCCTCCTGATCGTCGGCGGCGGACCGTACGAGAAGGACCTGCACCGCCTCGCCGCCGAGACCGGCGTGGCCGGATCCGTACGCTTCACCGGCGCCGTCCCCTGGTCCGAACTGCCCGCCCACTACGGGGCCGGCGACGTCTTCGCCATGCCCTGCCGCACCCGGCGCGGCGGCCTCGACGTCGAGGGCCTCGGCATCGTCTACCTGGAGGCCTCCGCCACCGGCCTGCCCGTCGTCGCCGGCGACTCCGGCGGCGCGCCCGACGCCGTCCTCGACGGCGAGACCGGCTGGGTCGTCCGCGGCGAGTCCGCCGAGGAGACCGCCGACCGCGTCACCACCCTCCTCCTCGACCCCGAACTCCGCGCCCGCATGGGCGAGCGGGGCCGGGCCTGGGTGGAGGAGAAGTGGCGCTGGGACCTGCTCGCGGAACGGCTGCGCGAGCTGCTGTAG
- a CDS encoding rhomboid family intramembrane serine protease — MIDWRGATLGAWRGTRNGPTVTYGLIAACCLLFVISPVSGIGPAYGTGDELLAAQGAYFRRWGVVPAELTSGDPRALLTPLTALFVHGSWLHLLGNMLFLYVFGAMAEERMGPVEFALFYLGTGYVALLGYAVAHADSEQTLVGASGAISAVLGAFLFLFPRSRVTSLFPFLFFLPLRFPAWIVLIFWFTLQWLAARAAGAGPGVAYLAHVVGFCVGFLYAWGRFRGGDRVKAPAAATEGESQP, encoded by the coding sequence ATGATCGACTGGCGAGGCGCGACCCTCGGTGCCTGGCGGGGCACCCGCAACGGGCCCACGGTGACGTACGGACTGATCGCCGCCTGCTGCCTGCTCTTCGTGATCAGCCCGGTCTCCGGAATCGGCCCGGCGTACGGCACGGGCGACGAGCTCCTGGCCGCCCAGGGCGCCTACTTCCGCCGCTGGGGCGTCGTCCCCGCCGAGCTGACGAGCGGCGATCCGCGCGCGCTGCTCACCCCGCTGACCGCACTCTTCGTCCACGGCAGCTGGCTCCATCTGCTCGGCAACATGCTCTTCCTGTACGTCTTCGGCGCGATGGCCGAGGAACGCATGGGGCCGGTCGAGTTCGCCCTCTTCTACCTGGGGACCGGCTACGTCGCCCTGCTCGGGTACGCGGTGGCGCACGCGGACAGCGAGCAGACCCTGGTCGGGGCCTCCGGGGCGATCTCCGCGGTGCTCGGGGCCTTCCTCTTCCTCTTCCCGCGCTCCCGGGTCACCAGCCTCTTCCCCTTCCTGTTCTTCCTGCCGCTGCGCTTCCCCGCCTGGATCGTGCTGATCTTCTGGTTCACCCTCCAGTGGCTGGCCGCGCGGGCGGCGGGCGCGGGACCCGGCGTCGCCTATCTGGCCCATGTCGTGGGCTTCTGCGTCGGCTTCCTCTACGCCTGGGGGCGCTTCCGCGGTGGGGATAGAGTGAAAGCCCCAGCCGCGGCGACCGAGGGAGAAAGCCAGCCGTGA
- a CDS encoding AMP-dependent synthetase/ligase: MREFSLPALYEVPADGNLTDLIRRNASQHPDVAVMGRKVDGVWTDVTAKQFLAEVRGVAKGLIASGVEPGDRVALLSRTRYEWVLLDFAIWSAGAVTVPVYETSSPEQIQWILGDSGATLVLVESAAHQAAVESVRANLPELKGIWQIEHDAVAQLTATGADVSDELLDARMSAANADDPATIVYTSGTTGRPKGCVLTHRAFFAECGNVVERLKPLFRTGECSVLLFLPAAHVFGRLVEVASVMAPIRLGCVPDIKNLTDELASFRPTLILGVPRVFEKVYNSARAKAQADGKGKIFDKAAHTAIAYSRAIGTPQGPSFGLKLKHKVFDKLVFSKLRAVLGGRGEYAISGGAPLGERLGHFFRGIGFTVLEGYGLTESCAATAFNPWDRQKIGTVGQPLPGSVVRIADDGEVLLHGEHIFSRYWNNEAATAEALADGWFHTGDIGTLDEDGYLAITGRKKEILVTAGGKNVAPAVIEDRIRAHALVAECMVVGDGRPFVGALVTIDEEFLGRWASEHGKPAGSTAASLRDDAELIAEVQRAIDDGNAAVSKAESVRKFRILPAQFTEEAGHITPSLKLKRNVVAKDFADEIEAIYTK; this comes from the coding sequence TTGCGCGAGTTCAGCCTTCCGGCCCTGTACGAGGTCCCCGCGGACGGCAACCTGACGGATCTCATCCGCCGCAACGCCTCCCAGCACCCAGACGTCGCCGTGATGGGGCGCAAGGTCGACGGCGTCTGGACGGACGTCACCGCCAAGCAGTTCCTCGCCGAGGTCCGCGGGGTCGCCAAGGGTCTGATCGCCTCCGGCGTGGAGCCGGGTGACCGGGTCGCGCTGCTCTCCCGTACGCGCTACGAGTGGGTGCTCCTCGACTTCGCGATCTGGAGCGCGGGCGCGGTGACCGTGCCGGTGTACGAGACGAGCTCGCCGGAGCAGATCCAGTGGATCCTCGGCGACTCGGGCGCGACGCTGGTGCTCGTCGAGAGCGCCGCGCACCAGGCCGCGGTGGAGTCCGTGCGGGCGAACCTGCCGGAGCTCAAGGGCATCTGGCAGATCGAGCACGACGCGGTCGCGCAGCTCACGGCCACCGGCGCGGACGTCTCCGACGAGCTGCTCGACGCGCGCATGTCGGCGGCGAACGCGGACGACCCGGCGACGATCGTCTACACCTCGGGCACGACGGGCCGCCCCAAGGGCTGCGTCCTGACCCACCGGGCCTTCTTCGCCGAGTGCGGCAACGTGGTGGAGCGGCTCAAGCCCCTCTTCCGTACGGGCGAGTGCTCGGTGCTGCTGTTCCTGCCGGCCGCGCACGTCTTCGGGCGGCTCGTCGAGGTCGCGTCCGTGATGGCGCCGATCCGCCTCGGCTGCGTCCCGGACATCAAGAACCTCACGGACGAACTGGCCTCGTTCCGGCCGACGCTGATCCTGGGCGTGCCGCGCGTCTTCGAGAAGGTCTACAACTCGGCGCGGGCGAAGGCGCAGGCCGACGGCAAGGGCAAGATCTTCGACAAGGCCGCGCACACGGCCATCGCGTACAGCAGGGCGATCGGCACCCCGCAGGGCCCGTCCTTCGGTCTGAAGCTGAAGCACAAGGTCTTCGACAAGCTGGTCTTCAGCAAGCTGCGGGCGGTGCTCGGCGGTCGCGGCGAGTACGCGATCTCGGGCGGCGCTCCCCTCGGCGAGCGGCTCGGCCACTTCTTCCGGGGCATCGGCTTCACGGTCCTGGAGGGCTACGGCCTGACGGAGTCGTGCGCGGCGACCGCGTTCAACCCCTGGGACCGGCAGAAGATCGGCACGGTCGGTCAGCCGCTGCCGGGTTCGGTGGTGCGGATCGCCGACGACGGCGAGGTGCTGCTGCACGGCGAGCACATCTTCTCGCGGTACTGGAACAACGAGGCGGCGACCGCCGAGGCGCTCGCGGACGGCTGGTTCCACACGGGTGACATCGGCACGCTCGACGAGGACGGCTACCTCGCGATCACCGGCCGCAAGAAGGAGATCCTGGTGACGGCGGGCGGCAAGAACGTCGCCCCGGCGGTCATCGAGGACCGGATCCGGGCGCACGCGCTGGTCGCGGAGTGCATGGTGGTCGGCGACGGGCGTCCGTTCGTGGGCGCGCTGGTCACGATCGACGAGGAGTTCCTCGGCCGCTGGGCGAGCGAGCACGGCAAGCCGGCCGGTTCGACGGCGGCCTCCCTCCGGGACGACGCGGAACTCATCGCGGAGGTCCAGCGGGCGATCGACGACGGCAACGCGGCGGTCTCCAAGGCGGAGTCGGTCCGCAAGTTCCGTATCCTCCCGGCCCAGTTCACGGAGGAGGCGGGCCACATCACCCCGTCCCTGAAGCTGAAGCGGAACGTCGTCGCGAAGGACTTCGCGGACGAGATCGAGGCCATCTACACGAAGTAG
- a CDS encoding C40 family peptidase: MASHRRPKQPSRTRVTVLTVTAAAAVALTAQSGAQAAPAKPKIDEVKSKVDQLNEEAEVATEQYNLADERRGKLQKEVSQLQDKVARGQQELNTLRDQIGSVASAQYRSGGIDPALQLFLSADPDTYLDKASAIDQLSAQQADVLTSIQAKQRTLAQERAEATAKLADLEDVRKTLGEKKKKFQGKLAEARELLNTLTAAERQKMEQQEREQSQRASRAATGSRPDLGNEAPASSFGAAALSAAATQLGKPYVSGAEGPNSYDCSGLTMWSYRQAGVGITRTTYTQQNDGVKIGRSQLKPGDLVFFNNLAHVGLYAGNNTVLHAPHSGAVVRYESMNTIGSFMFGVRVAG, encoded by the coding sequence GTGGCGTCCCACCGTCGACCCAAGCAGCCGAGCCGAACCCGTGTGACCGTGCTCACCGTGACCGCGGCCGCCGCCGTTGCGCTCACCGCCCAGTCCGGGGCCCAGGCCGCTCCCGCCAAGCCGAAGATCGACGAGGTCAAGTCGAAGGTCGACCAGCTGAACGAAGAGGCGGAGGTGGCCACCGAGCAGTACAACCTCGCCGACGAGCGGCGGGGCAAGCTGCAGAAGGAGGTCAGCCAGCTCCAGGACAAGGTGGCCCGCGGCCAGCAGGAGCTCAACACCCTCCGCGACCAGATCGGTTCGGTCGCCAGCGCCCAGTACCGCTCCGGCGGCATCGACCCGGCGCTCCAGCTCTTCCTCTCCGCCGACCCGGACACCTACCTCGACAAGGCGTCCGCGATCGACCAGTTGAGCGCCCAGCAGGCCGACGTCCTCACCTCGATCCAGGCCAAGCAGCGCACGCTCGCCCAGGAGCGGGCCGAGGCCACCGCGAAGCTGGCCGACCTCGAGGACGTCCGCAAGACGCTCGGCGAGAAGAAGAAGAAGTTCCAGGGCAAGCTCGCCGAGGCCCGGGAGCTCCTCAACACCCTCACCGCGGCCGAGCGCCAGAAGATGGAGCAGCAGGAGCGGGAGCAGTCGCAGCGCGCCAGCCGCGCCGCCACCGGCTCGCGCCCCGACCTGGGCAACGAGGCCCCCGCGAGCAGCTTCGGCGCCGCCGCGCTCTCCGCCGCCGCCACCCAGCTCGGCAAGCCGTACGTCTCCGGCGCCGAGGGCCCCAACTCGTACGACTGCTCCGGTCTGACCATGTGGTCCTACCGCCAGGCCGGCGTCGGCATCACCCGCACCACCTACACCCAGCAGAACGACGGCGTGAAGATCGGCCGCAGCCAGCTCAAGCCGGGCGACCTGGTCTTCTTCAACAACCTGGCGCACGTGGGCCTGTACGCGGGCAACAACACCGTCCTGCACGCCCCCCACTCGGGCGCCGTCGTCCGCTACGAGTCCATGAACACCATCGGCTCGTTCATGTTCGGCGTCCGCGTGGCCGGCTGA
- a CDS encoding Lrp/AsnC family transcriptional regulator has translation MITAIVLIKTSVDRIPEIAESIAALDSVSEVFSVTGTYDLIAMVRVPRHDDLADVIPGRISKIPGVEATDTHVAFRTYSQHDLEAAFAIGLES, from the coding sequence GTGATCACCGCGATCGTGCTCATCAAGACCAGCGTGGACCGCATCCCCGAGATCGCCGAGTCGATCGCCGCGCTCGACAGCGTCAGCGAGGTCTTCTCGGTCACCGGTACGTACGACCTGATCGCCATGGTCCGGGTGCCGCGCCACGACGACCTGGCGGACGTGATCCCCGGCCGGATCAGCAAGATCCCGGGCGTCGAGGCCACGGACACGCACGTCGCCTTCCGCACGTACTCCCAGCACGACCTGGAGGCGGCCTTCGCCATCGGTCTGGAGTCCTGA
- a CDS encoding glycosyltransferase family 87 protein, which translates to MLLCVFKIVVIPGPDITFDVSNIYQGWYEVLRTGTYPLDDITWQYPPAAAFAILSPGLLPFLGYATAFFLLAFLCDALVFGLLLHTGRRAGRSSRGAWLWLAGVPLLGPTSYARYDVMVTAVAVAGLLAAGRSPRVLGALAGFGAVLKVWPVLLLAGTPKGRATFRSWSTAVGAAAAVLAFCVAWMPGALAFLGFQRDRGTEVESLGSMVFHVVRHLGWKGEAKMNYGSIEFLGPYVSTVSTAALVLTVAAFGWLLVWRIRAVHFGSSTVADAAFVAVLLFTTTSRVLSPQYMLWLVGLAAVCLAYRSSRMRKPAHLVLWATAVTQFEFPVWFSHVTRSDPLGVAVLFTRNGLLIAATVIACRILWRHTVTEPRLAEAGKIPAQATRPEREKALSGSR; encoded by the coding sequence ATGCTGCTCTGCGTCTTCAAGATCGTGGTCATCCCCGGCCCGGACATCACGTTCGACGTCTCGAACATCTACCAGGGCTGGTACGAGGTCCTGCGGACCGGCACGTACCCGCTGGACGACATCACCTGGCAGTACCCGCCGGCCGCCGCGTTCGCGATCCTCTCCCCCGGTCTGCTGCCGTTCCTCGGCTACGCGACCGCCTTCTTCCTCCTCGCCTTCCTCTGCGACGCGCTCGTCTTCGGGCTGCTCCTCCACACGGGCCGCCGCGCGGGCCGCTCGTCGCGCGGCGCCTGGCTCTGGCTGGCGGGCGTCCCGCTGCTCGGCCCGACCTCGTACGCCCGGTACGACGTGATGGTCACCGCCGTCGCCGTGGCGGGGCTGCTCGCGGCGGGCCGCAGCCCGCGCGTGCTCGGCGCGCTCGCCGGTTTCGGCGCGGTCCTGAAGGTGTGGCCGGTGTTGCTGCTCGCGGGCACCCCGAAGGGGCGGGCGACCTTCCGCTCCTGGTCGACGGCGGTGGGCGCGGCGGCCGCGGTGCTCGCGTTCTGTGTGGCGTGGATGCCGGGGGCACTGGCCTTCCTCGGTTTCCAGCGCGACCGGGGCACCGAGGTCGAGTCGCTGGGCTCGATGGTCTTCCACGTCGTCCGGCACCTCGGCTGGAAGGGCGAGGCGAAGATGAACTACGGCTCGATCGAGTTCCTCGGCCCGTACGTGTCCACGGTGTCGACGGCCGCGCTCGTCCTCACGGTCGCCGCGTTCGGCTGGCTCCTTGTGTGGCGGATACGGGCGGTCCACTTCGGTTCCTCGACGGTGGCGGACGCGGCCTTCGTGGCGGTGCTGCTGTTCACGACGACGAGCCGGGTGCTCTCCCCCCAGTACATGCTGTGGCTGGTCGGCCTGGCGGCGGTGTGCCTCGCCTACCGGTCGAGCCGGATGCGGAAGCCCGCGCACCTGGTGCTGTGGGCGACGGCGGTGACGCAGTTCGAGTTCCCGGTGTGGTTCTCGCACGTGACGCGGAGCGATCCGCTGGGCGTGGCGGTGCTGTTCACCCGGAACGGTCTGCTGATCGCCGCCACCGTCATCGCCTGCCGGATCCTGTGGCGTCACACGGTGACGGAACCGCGGCTCGCCGAGGCCGGGAAGATCCCCGCGCAGGCGACTCGGCCGGAGCGCGAGAAGGCCCTGTCCGGCTCGCGCTGA
- a CDS encoding lipoprotein — MAGRRSAAARGAAAGLLAALLALGGCAAPAPGRPASGEIQSLLDRHARALLDRDEAGYLAALDPALVPAARTEFDRLAKIPLGGLSYRVTDVDRTGEGRVTARAELGYRIKGYDSGPATTERVLDLAERDGRWYVTGDRAAEGAPQQLWQQGEVTTVTGRRSLVLGVGQSRERLREIATAADRAVPAVGDAWHGNWAGRIVVLVPSSIEAMGRLLGGPAASYRGIAAVTTGRTGGGPTAPADRVIVNPEAYAVLGAFGRQLVLTHETTHVATRVQTTGATPVWLSEGFADWVAYRGTERTAAQAAPELRRAVLAGHLPAELPDDRAFAFGGDSEALARAYEGGWLACELIADRWGEEKLTAFYRAVGAHPARDGAVEKALREVLDTTPEEFTADWRTYLGERLG, encoded by the coding sequence GTGGCGGGTCGGCGGAGTGCAGCGGCGCGCGGTGCGGCGGCTGGTCTGCTGGCCGCGCTCCTCGCGCTCGGCGGATGCGCCGCCCCCGCCCCCGGGAGACCGGCGTCGGGGGAGATCCAGAGCCTCCTCGACCGGCACGCGCGGGCGCTGCTCGACCGGGACGAGGCCGGCTACCTCGCGGCCCTCGACCCCGCGCTCGTACCGGCCGCGCGCACCGAGTTCGACCGGCTCGCGAAGATCCCGCTCGGCGGCCTGAGCTACCGGGTCACCGACGTCGACCGGACCGGCGAGGGCCGGGTCACCGCCAGGGCCGAGCTCGGCTACCGGATCAAGGGCTACGACTCGGGGCCCGCCACCACCGAGCGGGTCCTCGACCTCGCCGAGCGGGACGGCCGCTGGTACGTCACCGGCGACCGCGCCGCCGAGGGCGCCCCGCAGCAGCTGTGGCAGCAGGGCGAGGTCACGACCGTCACCGGCCGGCGCAGCCTCGTCCTCGGCGTGGGGCAGAGCCGGGAACGGCTGCGGGAGATCGCGACGGCGGCCGACCGGGCGGTGCCCGCCGTCGGGGACGCCTGGCACGGGAACTGGGCGGGCCGGATCGTGGTCCTCGTACCCTCCTCGATCGAGGCGATGGGCCGTCTCCTCGGCGGGCCGGCCGCCTCCTACCGGGGCATCGCGGCCGTCACGACCGGCCGGACGGGCGGCGGCCCGACGGCGCCCGCGGACCGGGTGATCGTGAACCCGGAGGCGTACGCGGTGCTCGGCGCGTTCGGCCGGCAGCTGGTCCTCACCCACGAGACCACCCATGTCGCGACCCGCGTCCAGACCACCGGTGCCACCCCGGTCTGGCTCTCCGAGGGCTTCGCCGACTGGGTCGCCTACCGGGGGACCGAGCGCACCGCCGCCCAGGCCGCCCCCGAGCTGCGCCGCGCGGTCCTGGCGGGCCACCTCCCGGCGGAGCTCCCCGACGACCGGGCCTTCGCCTTCGGAGGCGACTCCGAGGCCCTGGCCCGGGCCTACGAGGGCGGCTGGCTGGCCTGCGAGCTGATCGCGGACCGCTGGGGCGAGGAGAAGCTGACCGCGTTCTACCGGGCGGTGGGCGCGCACCCGGCCCGGGACGGCGCGGTGGAGAAGGCGCTCCGGGAGGTCCTGGACACCACGCCGGAGGAGTTCACCGCAGACTGGCGGACGTACCTGGGGGAGCGGCTGGGCTAG
- a CDS encoding NlpC/P60 family protein, which produces MASHRRPARVTVLTAAAAATAAASLGAVPASADPGATPAATRATVDRLYEEAEKATEGYNRADEKANALRRTVSQAQDSLARGQERINRMRGVLGSVAGAQYRSGGIDPALALLLSSDPDSYLDRATALDRVTARQTAALGELRREQRSLSQKRSEARAALAELEQSRAEVARHKRTVERKLAEARRVLASLTVEERADYDRASRTGERAEGPDGGPAEPLPPLADLGPSRAAAAVIAARSAIGKPYVWGATGPSAFDCSGLMVWSYRQAGISLPRTSSAQRYAGRQVPLSQAQPGDLVTYRGDASHVAIYAGNGQVIHAPYPGARVRYDPVNMMSHVTVTRV; this is translated from the coding sequence GTGGCGTCCCACCGCCGACCCGCCCGGGTCACCGTCCTCACCGCAGCCGCCGCGGCCACCGCGGCGGCGTCCCTCGGGGCCGTCCCCGCGAGCGCCGACCCCGGGGCCACCCCGGCGGCCACCCGCGCCACGGTCGACCGCCTCTACGAGGAGGCCGAGAAGGCCACCGAGGGATACAACCGGGCGGACGAGAAGGCGAACGCGCTGCGCCGGACGGTCTCCCAGGCGCAGGACAGCCTCGCCCGCGGCCAGGAACGCATCAACCGCATGCGGGGCGTGCTCGGTTCGGTCGCCGGGGCCCAGTACCGCTCCGGCGGCATCGACCCCGCCCTCGCCCTGCTGCTCTCCTCCGACCCCGACAGCTATCTGGACCGGGCCACCGCCCTGGACCGGGTCACCGCCCGCCAGACCGCCGCGCTCGGCGAACTCCGGCGCGAGCAGCGCAGCCTGAGCCAGAAGCGGAGCGAGGCCCGCGCGGCCCTCGCCGAACTGGAGCAGAGCCGGGCCGAGGTCGCCCGCCACAAGCGCACCGTCGAACGGAAGCTCGCCGAGGCCCGCCGGGTGCTCGCCTCCCTCACCGTCGAGGAGCGCGCCGACTACGACCGCGCCTCCCGCACCGGCGAGCGCGCCGAGGGACCCGACGGCGGGCCCGCCGAGCCGCTGCCGCCGCTCGCCGACCTCGGCCCCTCGCGGGCCGCCGCCGCGGTGATCGCCGCCCGCAGCGCGATCGGCAAGCCGTACGTGTGGGGGGCGACCGGACCCTCGGCCTTCGACTGCTCGGGCCTCATGGTCTGGTCGTACCGGCAGGCCGGGATCAGCCTGCCGCGCACCTCCTCGGCGCAGCGGTACGCGGGCCGGCAGGTGCCGCTCTCGCAGGCGCAGCCGGGCGACCTCGTCACGTATCGCGGCGACGCCAGCCACGTCGCGATCTACGCCGGGAACGGGCAGGTCATCCACGCCCCCTACCCGGGCGCCCGGGTCCGCTACGACCCGGTGAACATGATGTCCCACGTGACGGTGACCCGCGTTTGA
- a CDS encoding NYN domain-containing protein — protein MEQPAHGGEPAGAAGDAAETLDHPLPEGVRRRVVALVADAFGGLTVTELPAPLRQYARFTASRRAKFAGNAMAAALESDPLFRQRIGERFKQGQPELAGAVETGTPPAAADPVDVAAAAYVLRPPGWIKLVAAAGEEAQRADAERADEAGRRELERLREELAAAQDRSRGETEQLRRDLETARKEAESLQRKLRSAQSDVKRGEAALRKVQGEIEAARAESAAQVSAAESETRRLKARLGEVEAALEASRRTAREGRSVEDMRLRLLLDTVLDAAQGLRRELALPPVSVHPADTVDAVEPGRMSPKDIAARALSETDPALLDQLLALPQAHLVVDGYNVTKTGYPTMPLEKQRLRLLGGLSALAARSGAEVTCVFDGAELAAPVLLAPPRGVRVLFSKPGVTADELIRQLVRAEPPGRPVVVASTDREVADGVAKAGARPVASALLLKRLSRLS, from the coding sequence GTGGAGCAGCCCGCGCACGGTGGTGAGCCGGCCGGCGCGGCAGGTGACGCTGCCGAGACGCTCGACCACCCACTGCCGGAAGGTGTACGGCGGCGGGTCGTCGCGCTGGTCGCGGACGCCTTCGGCGGGCTCACCGTCACGGAGCTGCCCGCCCCCCTTCGGCAGTACGCCCGCTTCACCGCGAGCCGGCGGGCCAAGTTCGCCGGCAACGCGATGGCCGCCGCCCTGGAGAGCGACCCGCTCTTCCGGCAGCGGATCGGCGAACGGTTCAAGCAGGGCCAGCCCGAGCTGGCCGGAGCCGTGGAGACCGGCACCCCGCCCGCGGCCGCCGACCCCGTCGACGTGGCCGCGGCCGCCTATGTGCTGCGCCCGCCCGGCTGGATCAAGCTCGTCGCCGCCGCCGGCGAGGAGGCCCAGCGGGCCGACGCCGAGCGGGCCGACGAGGCCGGCCGGCGCGAGCTGGAGCGGCTGCGCGAGGAGCTGGCCGCCGCCCAGGACCGCTCCCGGGGCGAGACCGAGCAGCTCAGACGCGACCTGGAGACCGCCCGCAAGGAAGCGGAATCGCTTCAGCGCAAGCTGCGCAGCGCCCAGAGCGACGTCAAGCGCGGCGAGGCCGCGCTGCGCAAGGTCCAGGGCGAGATCGAGGCCGCGCGGGCCGAGTCGGCGGCGCAGGTGTCGGCCGCCGAGAGCGAGACGCGGCGGCTCAAGGCCCGGCTCGGCGAGGTCGAGGCGGCCCTGGAGGCCAGCCGCAGGACCGCCCGCGAGGGCCGCTCGGTGGAGGACATGCGGCTGCGGCTGCTGCTCGACACGGTCCTCGACGCGGCCCAGGGGCTGCGGCGCGAACTCGCGCTGCCGCCCGTCTCGGTGCACCCGGCGGACACCGTGGACGCGGTGGAGCCGGGGCGGATGTCCCCGAAGGACATCGCGGCGCGGGCGCTCTCCGAGACGGACCCGGCGCTGCTCGACCAACTGCTCGCGCTGCCGCAGGCGCATCTCGTCGTCGACGGCTACAACGTCACCAAGACCGGCTATCCGACGATGCCGTTGGAGAAGCAGCGGCTGCGGCTGCTCGGCGGTCTCTCGGCGCTCGCCGCCCGCTCGGGCGCCGAGGTCACCTGTGTCTTCGACGGGGCGGAGCTGGCGGCCCCGGTGCTGCTCGCACCGCCGCGCGGGGTGCGGGTGCTGTTCTCCAAGCCCGGTGTCACGGCGGACGAGTTGATCCGTCAGCTGGTCCGGGCGGAGCCGCCGGGCCGGCCGGTCGTGGTGGCCTCCACCGACCGCGAGGTGGCCGACGGCGTCGCGAAGGCGGGAGCACGGCCGGTGGCCTCCGCTTTGTTGCTGAAGCGGCTTTCGCGCCTCTCGTGA